CATGACCGGTTTGTATTATTTATGGTATGCCGGATATCCTCAATCGAACTTTCATATTTTTAACGATAACAAGGAATGGTTGCAAATTGATAAAGGCGGTCATTTAATTTCTTCCTACTATATTGGTATGTTAGGAAAAGAAACCATGCATTGGGCCGGCATGAACAGGCCATTGTCGGTTTGGTTTGGTGGCTCCTTTGGTTCTATCTTTTTGCTTACTGTGGAAGTTTTTGACGGCTTTTCACAAGAATGGGGCTTCTCCTGGGGCGATATCATTGCAAACTCCACCGGAACAGCCACTTATATCGGACAAGAATTACTCTGGAAAGAACAACGATTTACCTGGAAAATAAGTTATGCCGATAATTACTTGGCCCACTACCGACCCGATTTGTTAGGGAGCAGTCCAATTCAACGTTTGTTAAAGGATTACAATGGGTTAACTTATTGGCTTTCCGGAAATATTCATTCCTTTTTGCCTGAAAGTTCCGGATTTCCCCGGTGGCTAAGCGTTGGGGTAGGGTATGGTGCCTCCGGAATGCTTGGCGCTCATTACAATCCGGCTACCGACCCCGATGGAAATCCACTGCCTTCGGTGGATCGCTTCCGGCAATATTACCTAACCCTCGACATTGATTTATGGCGAATAAAAACCAGAAGCAAGGTGCTACGTACCTTGTTTAGCGCTATCCGAATCATTAAAATTCCAACTCCAACCCTGGAGTTTAATTCCAATGCTAAAGGAAAAGTAAGGTTTTACGGAATGTATCCTTTCTTTTAAGCCTGGGTTTGCTTCATTAATTCCACATAAACCTTTCTCCATCCAACCCATTCAAAATGCTCACTCAAAGTTTCGTTATGCCACAAAGGCATAAATTGTCCTCCATACTTTTTGATAGTATGTAAAAATTCGAGCGATGTATTTAATGCCTCTGCAGGATTTAGTTTCATGTAGTTGTTCAAGGTGGCATCCATTACAGTTATAGGATGCAACAATAAAGGTGTTTCCTGTTCCGAATCCAAATCGAAAAAGAAAAATGGGGTAGAGGTTCCGGCTCTAAAACCCGGTAAATCGGCAAATCCCAGAGAGAAATCCTCCCGTATATCCAATTCCAATAAATTCAAATAGGTTTGAGGAAATTCAAGTTTTAAAAAATGCTGCCTGCTAATGGTAATTTCCCGGTTTAATATATTTGAAAGCCGATCAATTTCCATTTTTACTATAGAAATATCCTTGTTAGATGCAAAGGAAGGATGTATTCCAACTAAATAATCGTCAGCAAGTGATTTGATTAGTCTGCTGAGTTTTCGGTTATAATAGGGAACATTTCGATCCATCGGACCATAATTAGCAAGCAGAAAAAAGAAAACCGGTTTGGTATTGGTTTGCAGATGTATTTCCTTTAGTAAATCATAGGTATCGTACACGTCTTTTTCCAAACCCAATAAAGTCCTGAATCGTTTTTTGGGGTTGGTAAAATCCGCCTTCAAAAGATCCTGAAATGTGGCACCAATGGTTCTTGGAAATCCTTTTTCTAAATAGGCCCAGGCATTGTCAATGTCAATGGTAGGTAGCACCGAAAATGAATTGGTACTATACTCAAGCGAAGGGAATAGGCTTTGTAAAACCTTGGCAATCTTTTCAGCCCAGATATTGATTATTGGAAATTGTAAAAATCCATTTTTACCGGCAAAACTTTCTTTTCCCTCAAATCTGCCATAGCTGTCTTTTACATGAGGTAAATATTCCTCATACCGGCTCATCAAAAAAAAGGATGCGGCAAAAGGATCAAAAGGCAATAGGGAATATTTTCCGGTAGCAAAAAATGCCTTGGTGTTTTCCCAATCAAAAACATGAATATTTTGTTCTATTATTCCTTTCTCAAACAACAAACTGCGGGCCTGAATAAATGGTATGCCTTCAACAGGATGCTGGGTATAGCTAATTCTGGAATAATGAGATACATTAAATTCCTCAATATCATCCGTTACCCGGTAATCAATGTTTAATAATTTTCCAAAGAAAAAACGGAAGGTATATTTCAACCTGGGTGTTAATTGGTTGGTGTAAATTAATAGCATTTTGAATTCCGGCGAAGGTACATCAAATACCACAAGAATTTGTTTTAAGGATTATTGTATTGGGTATTACAACATATTCTTCACCTTTGCAGGGTGAATTTTACCAATGCTTTTCGGAACTTTGCCTTGCTCAAACAACGCGATTTCCGTAACTACCTATCAGGAACATTCTTCCTCACCATCGGTGTTCAGGTTCAATCCGTTGCGGTTGGTTGGCAGGTTTACGAACTTACCCGCGACCCGCTTTGGCTGGGTATGATTGGACTTTCCGAAGCCCTGCCCTTTATCCTTTCTACCTTTCCGGGAGGTCACGTTGCCGATACCCGCAAACGTAAGTCTATCCTGAAATGGACTATCTCGGGCTATTTGTTTTGCAGCCTGGTGCTTTGGATACTGAGCAAGTTTTACCTCGGCTGGATTAGTTCTTCCGGAATTTGGTCAATTTTCCTGGTTATCGGTTTGGTGGGTGTAATGCGTGGTTTTGCCGGCCCTGCCCGTTCTGCCTTCGGATTTCAATTAATTTCTAAAGATCGTTTGCCTCAAGCAGCATCCATCTCTAGTACTGTTTGGCAAGCTGCAGCAGTTCTTGGCCCTGCCTTAGGTGGATTCTTATACGCTTGGTATGGTAGCACAGGAGCTTACCTCTTTACCCTGTTTTGTATTGCCACAAGTCTCCTAAGTTATTTTCTCATTAAAGCCGATCCTCCTCCGGCCTCTCAAACTACTGAACCTGCTATTACCAAAGTTAGGGAAGGGATGAAGTTTTTTTTCAACCATCCGCTTATCCTTCCTGCTATGTCCCTCGATATGCTGGCAGTATTGCTGGGTGGAGCCGTCGCCGTTCTCCCCATGTTTTGCGACCAGGTTTTATTTACCGGTCCTACCGGCTTGGGTATACTGAGGGCTATGCCTTCCTTTGGGGCTATCATCGCCGGACTTTTTACAACCTTCCTTCCAATTACCACCAATACCGGAAAAAAATTATTGTTCAGTACCGCCGGATTTGGTGTTTCCATGATTCTGTTCGCTTTATCCAAAAATTTTTACCTGTCTTGCTTTATTTTAGCACTCAGCGGCGCATTCGACATGGTTAGTGTAGTGGTTCGTCACACCATTTTACAAACCTATTCTCCCGAAGAAATGCGAGGCAGATTGTCGGCTATCAACTA
This DNA window, taken from Bacteroidia bacterium, encodes the following:
- a CDS encoding YfiM family protein, which translates into the protein MSRFRQTLFQPTILFLGVCFALQLFLSNPIKAQDSIKNTALNRFLTASPTYNKKRVAWLSGSLGVSYVGSMTGLYYLWYAGYPQSNFHIFNDNKEWLQIDKGGHLISSYYIGMLGKETMHWAGMNRPLSVWFGGSFGSIFLLTVEVFDGFSQEWGFSWGDIIANSTGTATYIGQELLWKEQRFTWKISYADNYLAHYRPDLLGSSPIQRLLKDYNGLTYWLSGNIHSFLPESSGFPRWLSVGVGYGASGMLGAHYNPATDPDGNPLPSVDRFRQYYLTLDIDLWRIKTRSKVLRTLFSAIRIIKIPTPTLEFNSNAKGKVRFYGMYPFF
- a CDS encoding polysaccharide deacetylase family protein, whose translation is MLLIYTNQLTPRLKYTFRFFFGKLLNIDYRVTDDIEEFNVSHYSRISYTQHPVEGIPFIQARSLLFEKGIIEQNIHVFDWENTKAFFATGKYSLLPFDPFAASFFLMSRYEEYLPHVKDSYGRFEGKESFAGKNGFLQFPIINIWAEKIAKVLQSLFPSLEYSTNSFSVLPTIDIDNAWAYLEKGFPRTIGATFQDLLKADFTNPKKRFRTLLGLEKDVYDTYDLLKEIHLQTNTKPVFFFLLANYGPMDRNVPYYNRKLSRLIKSLADDYLVGIHPSFASNKDISIVKMEIDRLSNILNREITISRQHFLKLEFPQTYLNLLELDIREDFSLGFADLPGFRAGTSTPFFFFDLDSEQETPLLLHPITVMDATLNNYMKLNPAEALNTSLEFLHTIKKYGGQFMPLWHNETLSEHFEWVGWRKVYVELMKQTQA
- a CDS encoding MFS transporter, which translates into the protein MNFTNAFRNFALLKQRDFRNYLSGTFFLTIGVQVQSVAVGWQVYELTRDPLWLGMIGLSEALPFILSTFPGGHVADTRKRKSILKWTISGYLFCSLVLWILSKFYLGWISSSGIWSIFLVIGLVGVMRGFAGPARSAFGFQLISKDRLPQAASISSTVWQAAAVLGPALGGFLYAWYGSTGAYLFTLFCIATSLLSYFLIKADPPPASQTTEPAITKVREGMKFFFNHPLILPAMSLDMLAVLLGGAVAVLPMFCDQVLFTGPTGLGILRAMPSFGAIIAGLFTTFLPITTNTGKKLLFSTAGFGVSMILFALSKNFYLSCFILALSGAFDMVSVVVRHTILQTYSPEEMRGRLSAINYIFVGTSNEIGAFESGLAAKLFGLVNSVVLGGFGTLLVTSAIGYFSRDLRELSLDKDISNDE